In Synechococcus sp. KORDI-52, one genomic interval encodes:
- a CDS encoding histidine phosphatase family protein yields MSRQLWLLRHGATEWALDGRHTGITDLPLLPEGEAEARALAEVLGQQHFAAVFSSPLQRARRTCELAGLGEQMQINEDIVEWNYGDYEGITTSTIRETVPKWTVWSHGCPNGEDAQQVEVRCVRAINTALAVLEAGDVALFAHGHILRALAGTWLGLGACGGQLLPLGTATVSILGWERDIRAIQRWNAPAKRVA; encoded by the coding sequence ATGTCACGCCAGCTCTGGTTGTTGCGCCACGGAGCAACGGAGTGGGCTCTCGACGGTCGGCACACCGGCATCACGGATTTACCGTTGCTGCCTGAGGGTGAAGCTGAGGCCCGTGCCCTCGCCGAGGTTCTCGGTCAACAGCACTTCGCAGCAGTGTTCAGCTCTCCCCTCCAACGAGCAAGACGTACCTGTGAACTGGCTGGTCTTGGCGAACAGATGCAGATCAATGAAGACATTGTCGAATGGAACTATGGGGATTACGAAGGAATCACAACCTCAACGATTCGAGAAACCGTTCCAAAGTGGACGGTGTGGAGCCATGGCTGTCCCAACGGAGAGGACGCACAACAGGTTGAGGTTCGCTGCGTCAGAGCGATCAACACAGCACTCGCTGTTCTAGAAGCAGGGGATGTTGCCTTGTTCGCCCACGGCCACATCCTTAGAGCCCTCGCCGGAACTTGGCTGGGTCTGGGAGCCTGCGGCGGCCAGCTCCTGCCCCTCGGAACAGCCACCGTGAGCATCCTGGGATGGGAACGGGACATCCGAGCCATTCAGCGCTGGAATGCCCCTGCAAAACGTGTCGCCTGA
- a CDS encoding GAP family protein translates to MAEPRIWTELLTYGLGIALSPIHLVLLLLLLLGASPLRRGGLFVGGWLLTSALVVIALLTLGHGLLLDMSQGSDHRTGLDLIGGGALIALGGRELIRGVLNGGEAPAWSGAVDRFAAMPLPLLLLISSVTEVISPDDILLFAKSAAVILAAQLPLQAEIAWSAGFSAATSVLLLIPFLAVLIGRQRVLPLLQSGKIALLRRGELVVGSLSVGLGSYLGWQGISGLMIN, encoded by the coding sequence ATGGCAGAACCCAGGATCTGGACAGAACTGCTGACCTACGGGCTGGGGATAGCGCTCTCGCCCATCCATCTCGTGCTTCTGCTTTTGCTGTTGCTGGGTGCGTCACCCCTGCGGCGCGGAGGCTTGTTTGTGGGCGGTTGGTTGCTGACCAGTGCCCTAGTGGTGATCGCTCTCCTGACCCTGGGCCATGGACTGCTGCTGGACATGAGCCAGGGATCCGACCACCGCACCGGGCTGGACCTGATCGGCGGCGGAGCCTTGATCGCCCTGGGCGGGCGTGAACTGATCCGAGGGGTGCTGAATGGCGGAGAGGCTCCAGCCTGGAGCGGCGCCGTGGATCGTTTCGCAGCGATGCCACTCCCCTTGCTGTTGCTGATCAGCAGTGTCACCGAGGTCATCAGTCCCGACGACATCCTGCTGTTCGCCAAGAGTGCAGCTGTGATCCTTGCCGCGCAATTGCCATTGCAGGCGGAAATTGCCTGGAGCGCCGGATTCAGCGCCGCCACCAGTGTGCTGCTTCTGATTCCGTTTCTGGCTGTTTTGATCGGACGTCAGCGGGTACTTCCCCTTCTGCAAAGCGGCAAAATCGCCCTGCTTCGCCGGGGGGAACTGGTGGTAGGAAGCCTCAGTGTCGGGCTCGGGTCTTATCTGGGTTGGCAAGGCATCAGCGGTCTGATGATCAACTGA
- a CDS encoding AAA family ATPase — MTATADLTVDQQAAADAFAAWLKQPVDGTPFVLSGFAGSGKTFLSMRLLRQVEASGLCWTVVAPTHKAVGVLRQALDLEGLQPTWYPSTIHRLLRLKLKRSADAELCEPTEQTAMALENLGLVLIDEASMVDSTLLGIALQCAHPFKTRLVFVGDPAQLPPVGEPNSPVFAMQRSCSASLTQVVRHQGPVLQLAAGLREGRLPCQMPPLLPPIRSPQGQVCSLVQRDWLDQARRALRDAAAQDNPDAARILCYTNRTLDRLVPHARRAIHGEMADQMPVLPGEVLISRTAVMAPASRDGEEAGEEPDMVLGSNREVIVRDVTPEACDLADFGLSSADGPVPVIETLSASVNAGDLELTLRLQPPLGSTGRQELDAVMQRLRKQARDAGKKNGRAIWRQYFLIRDAFASLGPAAVLTVHRSQGSSFGEVFVAPDVFRADPSIRQQLCYVAVSRARTGVWLLGGETSSDLRASWQRELDTTRESL; from the coding sequence GTGACCGCCACCGCGGACCTCACCGTTGATCAACAGGCAGCTGCGGACGCCTTTGCAGCTTGGCTCAAGCAGCCCGTTGATGGCACGCCCTTCGTGCTCAGTGGTTTTGCCGGCAGCGGCAAGACCTTTCTCTCCATGCGTCTGCTTCGGCAGGTGGAAGCCAGTGGTTTGTGTTGGACCGTCGTGGCTCCAACCCACAAAGCGGTCGGTGTCTTACGCCAGGCGTTGGACCTGGAGGGTCTTCAACCCACCTGGTATCCCTCCACCATCCATCGCTTGTTGCGGCTCAAGCTCAAGCGCTCCGCCGACGCTGAACTCTGCGAGCCCACCGAGCAGACGGCCATGGCCCTGGAGAACCTGGGCCTCGTGCTGATCGACGAAGCCTCGATGGTGGACAGCACCCTCTTGGGCATCGCCCTCCAGTGCGCCCATCCGTTCAAGACCCGTCTGGTGTTTGTCGGCGACCCCGCCCAGTTGCCTCCGGTGGGCGAGCCGAACAGTCCCGTGTTTGCGATGCAACGGTCCTGTTCCGCCAGCTTGACCCAGGTGGTGCGGCATCAAGGTCCGGTGCTGCAGCTGGCGGCGGGTCTGCGCGAGGGGCGCCTGCCCTGCCAGATGCCGCCGCTGCTGCCGCCGATTCGTTCCCCGCAAGGGCAGGTGTGCAGCCTGGTGCAACGGGATTGGCTGGATCAGGCCCGTCGTGCGTTGCGGGACGCCGCGGCGCAAGACAACCCCGATGCCGCACGCATCCTCTGCTACACGAACCGCACCCTGGATCGTCTGGTGCCCCATGCGCGACGGGCCATCCATGGGGAGATGGCCGATCAGATGCCGGTGCTGCCCGGTGAGGTGTTGATCAGTCGCACCGCGGTGATGGCACCGGCCTCAAGGGACGGAGAAGAGGCCGGGGAAGAACCCGACATGGTGCTCGGCTCCAACCGCGAAGTGATCGTGCGTGATGTCACGCCGGAGGCCTGTGATCTGGCGGATTTCGGCCTGTCGTCTGCCGATGGGCCTGTACCCGTGATTGAGACCCTCTCCGCATCGGTGAATGCGGGGGATCTGGAGCTCACCCTGCGCCTGCAGCCACCCCTGGGCAGTACCGGACGTCAGGAGCTCGATGCCGTGATGCAGCGGCTGCGCAAGCAGGCCCGTGATGCGGGCAAGAAAAACGGTCGCGCGATCTGGCGGCAGTATTTCTTGATTCGCGATGCCTTCGCCTCCTTGGGCCCGGCGGCGGTGCTCACGGTGCACCGCAGTCAGGGAAGCAGTTTCGGAGAAGTCTTTGTGGCTCCGGATGTTTTCCGTGCCGATCCCTCGATACGGCAGCAGCTCTGTTATGTGGCCGTGTCCCGAGCCCGTACTGGTGTCTGGTTGCTCGGAGGTGAGACCTCGTCCGACCTGCGCGCCTCCTGGCAGCGTGAATTGGACACCACCAGGGAGTCGTTGTGA
- a CDS encoding divergent PAP2 family protein: MIDATPSHAVLREFFDNSSLTWGLMACGVAQLSKLFLELLLHRRWRPAVLIETGGMPSSHSALVTGTAACVGWTLGFDHPLFAVAAMVAFVVMYDASGIRRAAGLTAERVNGLPDSLWPDAPEKPLKESLGHSRLQVLVGSLMGPAIALPGLEFVGSPLHLLSGLGAGLG; the protein is encoded by the coding sequence ATGATCGATGCCACGCCTTCCCATGCGGTGCTGCGGGAGTTCTTCGACAACAGTTCGCTCACCTGGGGCTTGATGGCCTGTGGCGTCGCCCAGCTGTCCAAGTTGTTCCTTGAGTTGCTCCTGCATCGCCGTTGGCGTCCGGCGGTGCTGATCGAAACCGGCGGCATGCCGTCGAGCCATTCCGCTCTTGTGACGGGGACCGCGGCCTGTGTGGGCTGGACCCTCGGCTTCGATCACCCCCTCTTCGCTGTTGCGGCGATGGTGGCGTTCGTGGTCATGTACGACGCCAGTGGCATTCGTCGTGCTGCCGGGCTGACGGCGGAACGGGTCAATGGCCTGCCTGATTCGCTCTGGCCAGATGCTCCGGAGAAACCCCTCAAGGAAAGCCTGGGCCACAGCCGGCTCCAGGTGCTGGTGGGCAGCCTGATGGGTCCCGCCATTGCTCTGCCTGGTCTGGAATTTGTGGGATCACCGCTGCATCTGCTGTCGGGTCTTGGAGCCGGGCTGGGGTGA
- the folD gene encoding bifunctional methylenetetrahydrofolate dehydrogenase/methenyltetrahydrofolate cyclohydrolase FolD, which produces MALRLDGKVLARDVERRLQILIERRLAEAGRPPGLAVLRVGDDPASAVYVANKEKACGRIGVASFGDHLPGDTPPAEVLQTIERLNANPEVDGILLQLPLPAGLDEGPLLMAIDPEKDADGLHTLNLGRLLKGEPGPRSCTPAGVMAMLRSNGIDPAGKRAVVIGRSILVGQPMALMLQAANATVTIAHSRTADLAAHTREADILVVAAGRPEFIGAEHVRPGAAVVDVGIHRKPEGGLCGDVRAAEIEPIAAALSPVPGGVGPMTVTMLLVNTVMAWCRRHNLDHDLDDLVP; this is translated from the coding sequence ATGGCCCTGCGTTTGGACGGCAAGGTGCTGGCAAGGGATGTGGAGCGGCGTCTGCAAATCCTGATCGAGCGGCGCCTGGCCGAGGCGGGGCGACCTCCGGGTTTGGCCGTGCTGCGTGTTGGCGATGATCCAGCCAGTGCCGTCTACGTCGCCAACAAGGAAAAGGCCTGTGGCCGGATTGGGGTGGCCAGCTTCGGCGACCACCTCCCTGGCGATACGCCTCCGGCGGAGGTGCTTCAGACCATTGAACGGCTGAATGCCAATCCCGAAGTGGATGGCATCCTCCTGCAGTTGCCACTACCGGCCGGCCTGGACGAGGGGCCGCTGTTAATGGCCATTGATCCCGAAAAGGATGCCGATGGTCTGCACACCCTCAATCTCGGCCGGCTGCTCAAGGGGGAACCGGGCCCGCGCAGCTGCACCCCCGCCGGGGTGATGGCGATGCTGCGCAGCAATGGCATCGATCCAGCGGGCAAGCGCGCTGTGGTGATTGGCCGCAGCATTCTTGTGGGGCAGCCGATGGCTTTGATGCTGCAGGCGGCCAACGCCACCGTCACCATCGCCCACTCCCGCACGGCCGATCTGGCGGCCCACACCCGGGAAGCCGACATTCTTGTGGTGGCAGCCGGCCGTCCTGAGTTCATCGGGGCCGAGCACGTGCGGCCTGGGGCGGCTGTGGTGGATGTCGGCATTCACCGCAAGCCGGAAGGCGGATTGTGCGGGGATGTTCGCGCGGCTGAAATCGAACCCATCGCTGCTGCGCTTTCCCCCGTCCCCGGCGGCGTGGGACCGATGACGGTGACGATGTTGCTGGTGAACACCGTTATGGCGTGGTGCAGACGTCACAACCTTGACCATGATCTGGACGATCTTGTGCCCTGA
- a CDS encoding TIGR02466 family protein, with product MALHWLFPTPVLQVDLEPDAATAAAMQQQLEQFDAQVFQHPEFSDRNNLTGDLLGHAGLDQLHRMDAFQWLNGQLAEHVSAYLRSLLGPDHGLVAHIQKAWPVVCARNGGTVDLHSHRNAQLSAVFYVLMDPSNESGELEFEAPDDYFSHVMAIPYRDAAVSGGVFAPLPHRLLLFPSDLRHRVLPYEGNGPRYSVSYDLAITTAPGKGREMRTPHPMDWVPLGS from the coding sequence ATGGCGCTGCACTGGCTGTTCCCGACCCCGGTTCTGCAGGTGGACCTTGAGCCGGATGCCGCCACGGCCGCAGCCATGCAGCAGCAGCTGGAGCAGTTCGATGCCCAGGTGTTTCAACACCCTGAGTTCAGCGATCGCAACAATCTCACCGGCGATCTGTTGGGCCATGCCGGCCTGGATCAGTTGCACCGCATGGATGCGTTCCAGTGGCTGAACGGGCAGTTGGCTGAGCATGTTTCGGCCTATCTCCGATCGCTGTTAGGCCCGGATCACGGCCTTGTGGCCCACATCCAAAAAGCCTGGCCCGTGGTGTGTGCGAGGAATGGCGGCACGGTGGATCTCCACAGCCACCGCAACGCCCAGTTGAGCGCGGTGTTCTACGTGTTGATGGATCCGTCGAACGAGAGCGGGGAGCTGGAATTTGAGGCGCCCGACGATTACTTCAGCCATGTGATGGCGATTCCGTACCGCGACGCGGCGGTTTCCGGTGGTGTGTTCGCGCCGCTGCCCCACCGTCTTCTTCTGTTTCCATCGGACCTGCGCCATCGGGTGCTCCCCTATGAAGGAAACGGCCCCCGCTATTCGGTCTCCTACGACCTGGCCATCACCACGGCGCCGGGCAAGGGGCGCGAAATGCGAACACCCCATCCGATGGACTGGGTCCCCCTCGGCAGCTAA
- the crtE gene encoding geranylgeranyl diphosphate synthase CrtE, whose product MSAEFDFKAYLGKAKEQVEAALDGSLGPERPESLREAMRYSLLAGGKRLRPILCLAACELAGGEAKQALPTAVALEMIHTMSLIHDDLPAMDDDDLRRGRPTNHKVYGDAVAILAGDALLTRAFEMVALRSPDVPAERLLKVVGELSLVAGAPGLVGGQVVDLESEGKEVDLETLEYIHLHKTGALLSACVITGAIIGGADEALIKALRTYARGIGLAFQIIDDILDITASSEVLGKTAGKDLIADKTTYPKLLGLDESRRRADALVNEAKEALQPWAEKAIPLLALADFITSRDR is encoded by the coding sequence ATGAGCGCCGAGTTCGATTTCAAGGCCTATCTCGGCAAGGCCAAGGAACAGGTGGAAGCGGCCCTCGATGGATCCCTCGGTCCTGAGCGGCCGGAGTCCCTCCGCGAAGCGATGCGCTATTCGCTGCTTGCCGGTGGCAAGCGCCTGCGCCCGATTCTCTGCCTTGCCGCCTGCGAGTTGGCGGGCGGTGAGGCGAAGCAGGCCTTGCCCACGGCGGTGGCGCTGGAAATGATCCACACCATGTCGTTGATCCATGACGACCTGCCGGCCATGGACGACGACGACCTGCGCCGTGGTCGTCCCACCAACCACAAGGTGTACGGCGACGCCGTGGCCATCCTTGCCGGTGATGCTCTGCTGACCCGCGCCTTCGAAATGGTGGCGCTGCGCAGTCCGGATGTGCCGGCTGAGCGTCTGCTCAAGGTGGTAGGAGAACTGTCGTTGGTGGCCGGTGCCCCAGGCCTTGTGGGCGGCCAGGTGGTGGATCTGGAAAGCGAGGGCAAGGAGGTTGATCTTGAAACCCTCGAGTACATCCACCTCCACAAAACCGGAGCCCTGTTGAGCGCTTGTGTGATCACTGGGGCGATAATCGGCGGCGCCGATGAGGCGCTGATCAAGGCCCTGCGCACCTACGCCAGGGGGATCGGCCTCGCTTTCCAGATTATCGACGACATCCTCGACATCACGGCCAGCAGCGAGGTGCTCGGCAAAACCGCCGGCAAGGACCTCATCGCCGACAAGACCACCTATCCCAAGCTTCTGGGGCTCGACGAGTCCCGCCGCCGGGCCGATGCGTTGGTCAACGAAGCGAAAGAGGCGCTTCAACCCTGGGCAGAGAAGGCCATTCCCCTGCTGGCCTTGGCCGACTTCATCACCAGCCGCGACCGATGA